The stretch of DNA ATTTCATGACAATTATTTACAAGAAAGCATTCAGTAATGCATTATTCATTACTGTAATGTAGTACTAcaatataaaatactgtaattaaatGATTGATCAAATTAAAGGCAGTGCAACTAACAATACAATTcgtattacagtaatgagaatcggATTGTTTTTTGCATTACGGCATAATGTCACAATTGTATTGAAAAGTAACAAAGTTATCGGTGCGGCTCTAAAACAGGCTTTAGCTTAATACGCATTTTCTTTCTTCGTCAGATTTTGGGGTGAAACGTGACCTTGACCGGTTTTGAGAGATTCACACATACTCACGTTCACATATCAGCAACTTTTCTCCGTAAAATAAGAATGAAAGGATAATAAAAGAAAAGGTTGGATTTGAGCGCGTGCGTCCCTCTGGAGAGTCTGACACAGAGTCTGCTTCTCAAACACAGTTCAGCTCGCACCTCGTCCTGCAGCTCTGTTCCTCAGCATTTCTCTCACGCTCTCTGCTGATTAAAAGCACGTCACACGGACCTTGAGGAATGATGGCTCTGAAGTTCAGcggtttaaaagaacagcaacaGAAGAGTGTTTGGTTCTCTCGGGGTTTGGCGTGCTCTCtgcactgcgtgtgtgtgtgtgtgtgtgtgttggtagtGATGGGCAGGTTCAGCGCTGGTTCCACCGTGTCACAGATCAGTCTCCGGTGGGAGGGAAAGAGTGTGTGTCGTCCGGGCCGGCGCTGGGCAGCACGgctgagatgatgatgatgatgatgatgatgatgggttGGGGACGTGGACTGAGCTCTTACGAGTTATTGGTGGCATTCTCGTTGCTCGGAGagctggaggaggaagaggaggaggaagagggggtgAAGTTCATCCCTGATAGGCCGGGTGGATCCGTGGCTGTGTTCTGGCCGCTCAAACTCTTCCTGCACACTGGACACGTGTCATGCTGGGAAACACACGGACAAAACATGTACAAACAACCCTgataaaaatgcatcatggtttctgcaaaaaaacattgataatattgataatagaacagatttcttgagcagcaaagcagcatttaagaatgatttccaaacttttttattttagtttcatcaAGATACTAGTAGTTTTTATTAATgatttgaattacattttgaattttagttttggtaattttgctgtgcttgtcatttttaaaaatacaaatatttttatttttgtacgaaattttaattttaaactttatagttttcattcatctttattgagctatttttctaaataaagtcaaaataaatgaaaatgacaaatgttgaATTGGCAACCTGCTTaaataagtttacatttttttagatcTTATTTTAGTTAAAGACTCATTTATTTCTAGTAACAAAAATTGttattatggttttagtttaagttttaactAACAACCCTGTTTCTGAagtgtcatgtgacactgaagactggagtaatgatgcagaaaattcagctgcgcatcattTTAACATTGAATCACAATATTATTCAACAATATTAAAATTGTGTtgctttttcttaaaaaaatgccttgagaatacttttaaaaactttataataaatacattttgtgtgcTTAAATCTTAATATgttagacatttaaaaatacatattcatatataaagTGAACAAAGAAGTGAACTTGATGTTAAAGTTTTTGACCTTCCCCTGGATTCTGCACAAACATCTACAATGCTGTATTACTTTTACAGAAGTACTTCTTCATTGCAACACATGCGTACTCATTTTAACAGGTGCCGTATAACACGCTGAACCCAAACACAACATGAACAGCAGTTATTAGCACAAACTCAATTTGCAAACTCCTGCTTTTCTGTACAGAACCATGTCACGAACTACAAACTAGAATCTGGATCGCTCATTAACGACCGAATATACACGGTCAAAAGCTGTCAATATTTGGAGTTGAGATGATTGAGTATggagaaatgaaataaaacagaagagAAACACACCTGCTCGAGCCAGGGAACGACACAGTCGTTATGAAAGAGATGATTGCACGGAAGTTGTCTAACGTTCTCTCCTGCGCTGTAGTCTTCTTTACAGACGGGACACTCTAGACCAGCACCTgaaccacaaaaacacacacgtcAACATTCTGTGGGTTGTGTGAATTACAGGACAACCGGCCAACTGGAATTGTGcagtttatttattgtattgtgtaggtgttatttgttatatatatactatatataatcattcaaaagcttggggtagGTAAGATttcacatgctaaaaaaaaaaaaactcttctgctcaccaaggcagcaattatattcttctttaaatagaacaacttttatttgaaatagaaatcttctgtaacatcataaatgtcattacagtcacttttgatcaatttaatgaatccttgctgaataaagtaattaatttataaaaaaaaatttaatgaccccatacttttgaacagtagtatgtgTGTCtataaacactgtgtgtgtgtgtgtgtgtgtatttacatatatggCATATTTCTTATATCTATCTCATTGCACAAAAGTGTTattttgcacacacaaaaaaaaaagagagccaTAAATACACAGCATGTCTGAAGTGTTGTGATGGCTGCAGCGATGACTCTTTAAAAGTGGATGAATGAGTGGGTTTGCCATGTGGGACGTCTAACAGTTACACTTCGAAAGCTAAAGCACATCCCGCTGTCAGCATCCAGAACCTTCTTACCCACGTGCTCCTGTGTGATCTGGACCGTAGGGAGACTCTTAATCTTCTCTTTGTCTGCTGGAGGGGGACCCGTATTTTCAAACTGATTTAATAACTACAGGACGACAACagggatgaaaaaaaaagtatgtgattatacatttttatgcacTGATATTGTTTATCATAGAGCAACACAAGGCTCTGTAGACTTTCACAATACTTGTGTTtctaaaataaagcaataagccactcGAGACCTGAGTTATGATGGCATCTAATCCATTGGCTCCCCATGCATAGTCCATTGGGTTTGAGTGCAGCACTCCCCTGTGGGACGACAGTTTAGAGTCCAGTGATCATAGACTGAGAAATGATGTAAAGACAGAACATTTCACTGGCGACTCACCATGGCCCCATCGCCACGTTTGGCATAGCAGTCGGAGCAATAATACCATTAACTAACTGCTGAATGATtctgtgaaaacaaaaacaaaataccgttttcatttttacattgaaaaaagttgtcgttttttattttcatatagtttACACAAggacatttgattaaaaataatcaaaaatacattttaattgtatttgttattattattgttattataatataaaatgtaaacatatatttaCTTTTGGCACATGGCAAGATTAATTTTTGGCCTTTCATGTTAAAATATCTGGACACTCTGGTTTACAGTAATGGCTCACAGCATTAAATAGTTCCCCACACTTTTGACAAATTAATTTTCTGACATTGATTACTAGGAAAggttttaaaaatattagtacATTTTACAATGAGCGGAGaataactatataaaaatatatatatacaaaatatttacaaaaatgtgtataataataataataatacatatttaatatttttattattattattattattgattatattgatatttttgatTATAGTGGGAATCCAGAATAGGTAAATCttcaatacatacaaaaaaaagaaaaagttgaaTAATTCATAGAGCAAACCCAGCTGAATAAATCTGCAGTACAGTGCCACCTGCTGAATTCTCACCCTTCTAAAGTGGGTACACCCTCATGCCGCACTCCTTGTCTCCGGGGAACGTGTCGTCCCCGCGGCTGTCTGGCCCCGTAGCGCTGTCGTGAGGCCATCTCCCGCTCTCGGCGGTTTTCGGCGTCACGGTTATCTTCCGCTGGCAAACCGGCTCTGAAGTCGAAGCCCTCATCGAAGATCCCCAGAGCAAACTGGCTGTAACCATGTGGGAATGTAAACAAGTGCTGGTCCACATTCTGACGGGAGAGAGGTAAAGCTTTCGTGAGCCGGTCGTTTCACTCATGATTTTCTTAATGTAGCGTCTGTGGTTTTCAATGCATTACTGGAGGCATGGGAGAATAGTCTActacaatttatgatttgcatgCTTACCATCTTTTAACCATAGTCTAAATATGTTATGTCActgtggataaaagcatcagttaAATGCATGCTGTCAAAGTTTGCATTGTGAGAAAGACTGTACTCAATATATATGGACCAAAGTTTGCATGTCAAGTGAACCAAAAGCAATTACAGATATACAGTGGATGACAGCTCACCTCGAACGAGGGCCGGTTCTGATCATTAGAGGCTGTAGATGTGGACCCATTCTCTGAActggaaaaaagagagagagagagaaggcaaaTAGCAAAAATTAAATCAGgaactttggtaaaaaaaaacgTGAAAGAAAAGATCAAATCTTCAAATTATTGTTTTTTCAGTTTCTAATGCTTGTGAAAATCATTCACAGACTGTGTTTAGAACTGAACTGTGTTCATCTTGTTGAGGGAATCAATGTAGCAAACAGATTTCCTGATGTTGAATCCCAACCAGAGAAACAAGTTTGGGCAAAAACATGACGTAATGTTGGAGttttctccacttctccagatcCACAGCAGCAGGTTATTACTTTACCTTCCCTCTCCAGGCAACTCCTCGATGAAGCCGGACTCACACCGTGGACAGATGTAATCCTGAAcacaacaaacagaaaacagaacaGTACTTTAACACCCCCCACTGAATATACTGAGAAACTGGACTCGCAGCAAATACATGGACAAATTAACACGTTGTATATTTAAacggttagttcagccaaaaattacaattatgcCAAAAATTACTCAACATGAAATCATCCTAGgtgcatatgactttcttctttcagacaaatccagtctgagtcatttaaaaaaagtctttgatctttcaagctgtttgatgacACTCAGtaggtgttgcactgcatcagtccaagagaagtttaataaaaagcgcaTCCATTAAAAAAAGGCTCCGGGGGATGAACAAAGGCTtcctgtagcgaatcaatgcgtttttgtaagaaaaatatccatattcaagaCGTAATAATCACATAAATCTAgtttgcgctcactgttgtaaactcatgacgtatgaggtcagctttgcacATGCTGCGCTCAGAAGTGACACATGAAAACACAGCGGAGAGATCCAAACAAAACACCGGTCACTAATTAGAattagaagaacaaaacaaagatttgtaaagaagaatgttggaggattttgatataagccaaaaggagactggttttcctttgctaaagtaaggagaCTTTGCTTCCTTTACTCCTGTTAACAAACGCTGGTTTTCACAAGACTCAGGCCtgtgttcaccccccggagctgtgggagacacttttttttaatggatgcgctttttattaaacttgatCATGAACCGATGAagtgcaacacctgctgagtgtCATCAAACAGCTGGAaagatcaaataatttttttttttataactcagactggattcgtctgaaggaagaaagtcatgtacacctaggatgacttcaaggtgagtCATTTATgggttaattttaattttggagaACTAACCACCCCCTTTAACACATTTCTTAACAAATCATCACAAATGGATTCTACAGAATGCTCTTAATTATAACTGCAGTTTCAGTCTGGTCCGGTATCATGACCTCCGGCTGACCTGCAGTGCTCTGTCCTGTTTGGGCTCTTTCTAGAGGCTCCACACAATAAGAGCAGGATAATAACGCCACAGAACGATGAAGAGACAAGCAAAAGAGCTTTGTGACAACCCCATCCATTCTCTTCCCCGTTCCCCTCTCAAACCTGACACGAGGAGCAGCACGTGCGGTGTACATCCTGACAGCTAgagatgagagtgtgtgtgaaacTGATGAATGAAACCTGTCTGTGGTCCGGCTCGCTGCAGGTTTATAAATGACATCATCATTCTCCAACTCTACTAGCTTCATTTATTATAAGAGTCAGCAGAAATGTGTAAAACCAGAGAGCGTAACTTTCATTAGCACAGACTGCATGTTAAACAAGCACAAACTACTAGACACCAGTGTTATTCTAGTATAATTGAGAcgctattacagtttttattaatattatcaaataTTTGATATGGTTCATTTCATTTTTTCTCCCTATTTTGCTATAATAACCCATATgaatacaactaattatatatgctaacacttgaaaagagacagaaatgtaaatgtttttggaggaatgctcatttttaaatcataccctatttattgcatcaaagtttgttaatactttACTACCGTATATTTATGGGGTGGATaatatcagttgtttattattcgTGCAACCATACATATtgctgttattgtttttatttataaccatTATATAGCTGCTAACTTTGTCTAGTGCTCTTATGAATATTTATAGTACGATTTGGGAAATTTTAACTACTATACTGAATGACTTAGCATAGTCTACTTAATGGCTAGTGTTtgcgtatttcatttcattctgtaCCCTAAGTTACTTGATCTATGGCCATCCTCAAAATCATTTCTTAAATTAATCAGCTGATCAATAATTTCTTAAATTAATCAGCTGATCTCATTACAACCAGTCTTCAGTTACAGTCAAGAAATCAGACTTACGTGAATCCCAAACCAGAAACCAAAATCACATGAAACAAATTAATAGAATTAAACCAACTTATATATAAACTTGTCAGTTTGAGGCCTTCTGTACCAACTAaccatatcaatcaatcaatgatcAGAAACCTAAAGCACAAATAACATCAACTTGATATGATTTAACTAACCAGTAGATGACTCAACCACACTAAACACAGACAATTCAACAAACTAGGCCTGTCGCAATAATCAATATATCGACTTATCGCGCAATAGAAATAATTTTTGGTGATGAAATGTATCAcccattatatttacttaaaaatatgtgTCACCATGTTTTGTACATTCCACTCATGTGTGTCTTTCTAAATGTTctcaaaaaaaagtttgttgtcatttggAAGTGTGTAGGCCTTCTTGCATTTTATGctgatacattttatattattcagtGGCATACAATGCTCTTTAAATTGACACTATCAATTATCCCAATTACTTCTGTGGCAATATATCGCACAACAAAAATTATCATCATGACAGGCATAAAACCAACTTCACCTACACACAGAAATATTCGACTTGATCTACTATAATTAGGCTTAGTTAAAAACACTAACCAGTTAACCACTTAACTGCTTCAACCAATAATAGATCAGAAACATCAGCATCTAACCTACTTATATACTGGAATTCATCTGTCTGTTATTATTAGTTGATAAATCTAACTAGTTGGTCTATAGTTTTCAGTTATAGCCAACTAAACTACATGAGAAGACAGATCAGACACAAAAATCAGGGATATGGACATCTCAAACTTTATAGCAAACAGTATTAATAGCACACTAGTTTATAAACTAGCTCACTTAACTAGTTACCCAGCTGGTTCATAACTAGCTCTCTGTTTAGACATGATCTACAGGTCAGACAAATTGAAGCAGACACATCTGACAAGACTCTAACATCTAAGTTATGTCAGTATTATACGATTCTCGAAGACTAGTTTAACGTTAGTGTAAATACCGAGGTGATGTCACTACGTGCAGTCTTCAGGTTTGACAGGTTACACA from Carassius gibelio isolate Cgi1373 ecotype wild population from Czech Republic chromosome B2, carGib1.2-hapl.c, whole genome shotgun sequence encodes:
- the rnf126 gene encoding E3 ubiquitin-protein ligase RNF126, which codes for MAEAPPRPCRFFCHRCSEEISPRLPDYICPRCESGFIEELPGEGSSENGSTSTASNDQNRPSFENVDQHLFTFPHGYSQFALGIFDEGFDFRAGLPAEDNRDAENRREREMASRQRYGARQPRGRHVPRRQGVRHEGVPTLEGIIQQLVNGIIAPTAMPNVAMGPWGVLHSNPMDYAWGANGLDAIITQLLNQFENTGPPPADKEKIKSLPTVQITQEHVGAGLECPVCKEDYSAGENVRQLPCNHLFHNDCVVPWLEQHDTCPVCRKSLSGQNTATDPPGLSGMNFTPSSSSSSSSSSPSNENATNNS